A single genomic interval of Desulfovibrio sp. JC022 harbors:
- a CDS encoding energy-coupling factor ABC transporter ATP-binding protein — MSLIEIEKFSYRYGASSQLVLNKLNLRIAGGEFVAVIGANNSGKSTLCNVLTGAVPQLYHGLHEGRVRICGKDTAEIPASELAGSVAFVMQNPKQQLSGIRFTVAEEVAFSLENMGLPRENIRQHVDKALALTGMLSFADRSPHHLSGGQLQKVTLAAALACDTRIIVLDEPTTFLDPLAAKQVFEILFRLRQSGKTVVLAEQRLENIALCADRVIALHEGEIVLDGLPNEVLASPLLKDIGLDVTRFSKVAELAKVAGCWREEQELATTFDGVLEGLIFPAGGFHGN, encoded by the coding sequence ATGTCTCTTATTGAAATTGAGAAATTTTCATACCGTTATGGCGCGTCTTCCCAGCTGGTCCTGAACAAACTTAACCTGCGAATTGCCGGAGGGGAATTTGTAGCTGTGATCGGGGCCAATAATAGCGGCAAATCAACTCTCTGCAACGTACTGACCGGGGCGGTCCCTCAACTCTATCACGGTCTGCACGAGGGGCGTGTTCGGATTTGCGGTAAAGATACGGCTGAAATTCCGGCTTCAGAGCTTGCCGGATCAGTGGCGTTTGTCATGCAAAATCCAAAACAGCAGTTGTCCGGCATCCGCTTTACTGTGGCTGAGGAAGTGGCCTTCAGTCTTGAAAATATGGGCTTGCCACGGGAAAATATCCGGCAACATGTGGATAAGGCCCTTGCATTGACCGGTATGTTGTCTTTTGCGGATCGTTCCCCGCATCATCTTTCAGGCGGGCAGTTGCAGAAAGTGACTTTAGCCGCCGCTCTGGCTTGTGATACCCGGATCATTGTACTTGATGAGCCGACCACATTTCTTGATCCTCTGGCGGCAAAGCAGGTCTTTGAAATTTTGTTTCGCTTGCGGCAGAGCGGTAAAACAGTTGTGCTTGCAGAGCAACGTCTGGAGAATATAGCGCTTTGTGCAGACCGGGTAATTGCCTTGCATGAAGGTGAAATTGTTTTGGACGGTTTGCCAAACGAAGTTCTTGCTTCCCCTCTGCTTAAAGATATCGGGCTTGATGTGACCCGGTTCAGCAAGGTTGCTGAGCTTGCAAAGGTTGCCGGATGCTGGCGCGAGGAGCAGGAATTGGCGACAACTTTTGACGGTGTGCTGGAAGGTCTGATTTTCCCTGCGGGGGGATTTCATGGGAATTAA
- a CDS encoding MarR family transcriptional regulator: protein MLDKLNHAVIEFYEKLSSWEHDVVREKGLTLPQMHTLEVLGIHKDMRMKELAQCMGITTGTLTVLVDRLEDKAFVCRKPHQTDRRSIIVGLTETGNEMFKEHDRLHLRLIEEITAEFSDDERDMLLSFIKKMNGAF from the coding sequence GTGCTGGATAAGCTCAACCATGCGGTGATCGAATTCTATGAAAAGCTTTCCTCATGGGAACATGACGTGGTCCGTGAAAAAGGTTTGACCCTGCCGCAGATGCACACTCTTGAAGTGTTGGGCATTCATAAAGATATGCGCATGAAAGAGTTGGCTCAGTGCATGGGTATCACCACCGGAACCCTGACCGTATTGGTGGATCGCCTTGAGGATAAGGCTTTCGTCTGCCGCAAACCGCACCAGACCGACCGCCGCTCAATAATCGTAGGCCTTACCGAGACCGGAAATGAGATGTTTAAGGAGCATGACCGTCTCCATCTGCGACTCATTGAAGAGATCACCGCAGAATTTTCTGACGATGAGCGGGATATGCTTCTTTCTTTTATTAAGAAGATGAATGGGGCGTTTTAG
- a CDS encoding sulfite exporter TauE/SafE family protein, producing the protein MNFDSIFLVAIQSSLFLGLIHGINPCGHSWLVLAPFVYGEKDGKRVFSLTSAFILGTTLACLIIGLTLGSISLTIPDSLTYVVDIITMGILVLLGGILIMKPELLHNHEHSHDHDHHHDHEHSHEHSHEHSRGCSCSHGKSTLRSVTFWGLFSIGFVNMIVPCPTVAIMYKYALDSGSVFKGTAVFASYAFGTGVALASVIYAIYRAASLVRALEQDWVEPLVMRTAGVMTIGFAIYSYTNL; encoded by the coding sequence ATGAATTTTGATTCAATCTTTCTGGTGGCCATACAGTCCAGTCTGTTTCTGGGGCTTATCCACGGGATCAATCCCTGCGGCCATTCGTGGCTGGTGCTGGCCCCGTTTGTTTATGGAGAGAAGGATGGCAAGCGGGTTTTTTCACTGACCAGCGCGTTTATTCTGGGAACGACTCTGGCCTGTCTGATAATCGGGCTGACACTCGGGTCTATTTCCTTGACCATCCCGGATTCGCTTACTTACGTGGTGGATATCATTACCATGGGTATTCTGGTACTTCTGGGTGGCATCCTGATTATGAAGCCTGAGTTATTGCACAATCATGAACATTCTCACGACCACGACCACCATCACGACCATGAGCATAGCCATGAGCATAGCCATGAGCACAGTCGTGGGTGTTCATGCAGTCACGGGAAATCCACTCTACGCAGCGTGACTTTCTGGGGGCTGTTCTCCATCGGGTTTGTGAACATGATTGTGCCTTGCCCCACAGTGGCGATCATGTATAAATACGCCCTTGATTCTGGAAGTGTGTTTAAGGGTACTGCGGTTTTCGCCAGCTATGCCTTCGGGACCGGAGTAGCCCTTGCGTCGGTGATTTATGCCATTTACAGGGCAGCATCGTTAGTGCGAGCCCTTGAGCAGGATTGGGTGGAGCCGCTGGTCATGCGTACCGCCGGGGTGATGACTATAGGTTTTGCAATTTACAGTTATACAAATTTATAA
- the ybaK gene encoding Cys-tRNA(Pro) deacylase, which yields MTPAINIAKKKKIKFKVHEYEHDPSAEAYGKEAAEKLGVDPERVFKTLVAGSGRDLFVAVVPVMKMLDLKQLAKAVKVKKIAMADVKLVERTTGYVVGGVSPLGQKKLLPTVIDASADNFETIYVSGGKRGLDIELSPQDLATLLRGSFAEIAR from the coding sequence ATGACACCTGCAATCAATATAGCCAAGAAAAAGAAGATTAAATTCAAGGTCCATGAATATGAACATGATCCTTCTGCCGAGGCATACGGTAAGGAGGCGGCAGAGAAACTGGGCGTTGACCCGGAGCGTGTTTTTAAAACTCTGGTAGCCGGGAGCGGGCGGGATCTCTTCGTTGCCGTGGTTCCGGTAATGAAGATGCTGGACCTCAAACAGCTTGCCAAGGCGGTTAAGGTTAAGAAGATAGCCATGGCTGACGTAAAGCTGGTAGAACGTACCACCGGATACGTGGTCGGCGGGGTCAGCCCGCTGGGTCAGAAAAAACTGCTGCCTACAGTTATTGATGCTTCCGCAGATAATTTTGAGACTATTTATGTCAGCGGCGGGAAGCGCGGATTGGATATTGAATTGAGTCCGCAGGATTTAGCCACGCTGCTTCGTGGCTCTTTCGCGGAAATTGCTAGATAG
- a CDS encoding methyl-accepting chemotaxis protein, whose product MKYTFKLSHKIVAGMLVFLFCALCLGGVSIFTLRELTEKMESRNSLDEIISIGVEAQSEALDWLTHREELSMENQGEEPEVLKAYAKMTRGMNERVDALAGSGVDGQMVASLAGLKSSFNNFDSGFKTFQGQFNDGVGYVKRLREISVEILGQALSLQKSIARTARKQAKKIAVLQEQALTPQAGQNNGELVRALAVSMAGLNELTAKRQTAAILLNKPLGFQEMAKDFILYKDASSGSGLIIDIEKLMGIDPDSSMGASYPQFKPLFPKGREAKLFKKIVSLTGEYLDVFKAYYTTSLAMKKSMQSMEEAREKLVGLEHSIRTEQVESYNLLQQRAVYVVTVLGGVVVLIGLLLILLSRMMIIKPLRRIIGEISATSRNLAAGEGDLTHRIEQNGNGELGDLAGAYNGLMHVIEKDKRKVEEATAVAEREASSAREALAGLSEAQKEAENARRQGVLEVVRNLEQIVNGLSVASDEISNHVADSSRRAREQQSNLSESTTALDQMTCSIQDVARSCSDAVVGAGEAMSTANRGAEMTGEAINSIFSVKEQSDRLKDSLNQMNVRVEDIGRIMSVVSDIADQTNLLALNAAIEAARAGDAGRGFAVVADEVRKLAEKTMDATKDVGLVVEAIQESSHANVQSMEEAATSVLDSTRLAEQAGDALEEIVSLVNGVTGQVRNISAAAEEQSVSSDQINSSSRNINQMAELTTKSMEKSNDSAKDLSILAMELRSLIDGLREESRAS is encoded by the coding sequence ATGAAGTATACATTTAAATTATCGCATAAAATTGTAGCAGGTATGCTGGTTTTCCTGTTTTGCGCGTTGTGTCTGGGCGGCGTTTCAATTTTTACCTTGCGGGAGTTGACTGAGAAAATGGAGTCCCGAAACAGCCTTGATGAAATTATCAGCATCGGGGTGGAAGCTCAGTCGGAAGCACTTGATTGGTTGACCCATCGTGAGGAGCTGTCCATGGAAAATCAGGGGGAAGAGCCTGAGGTTCTAAAAGCTTACGCAAAGATGACTAGAGGCATGAATGAAAGAGTGGATGCATTGGCAGGTTCGGGTGTGGATGGGCAGATGGTTGCTTCTCTTGCCGGGTTGAAAAGTTCGTTTAATAATTTTGATAGTGGTTTTAAAACATTTCAGGGTCAGTTCAATGATGGGGTCGGGTATGTCAAAAGACTGCGCGAGATCTCGGTGGAAATCCTCGGTCAGGCCCTGTCTCTCCAGAAAAGCATTGCCCGTACTGCGAGAAAACAGGCTAAGAAGATTGCTGTCCTTCAAGAGCAGGCTCTTACTCCGCAGGCGGGGCAGAATAATGGTGAACTTGTCCGTGCTCTGGCTGTCTCCATGGCAGGTCTTAATGAGCTTACTGCCAAACGGCAGACCGCAGCGATTCTACTCAACAAACCACTCGGTTTTCAGGAGATGGCTAAAGACTTCATTCTTTATAAGGATGCTTCCAGCGGATCAGGATTGATCATTGATATTGAAAAATTGATGGGCATTGACCCTGATTCCAGCATGGGTGCTTCATACCCGCAGTTCAAACCTTTATTCCCCAAAGGACGGGAGGCTAAGCTTTTTAAAAAGATAGTATCACTGACCGGGGAGTATCTGGATGTTTTCAAGGCTTACTATACTACCAGCCTTGCCATGAAAAAATCCATGCAGTCCATGGAAGAGGCTCGTGAAAAGCTTGTGGGGCTGGAGCATTCCATCCGTACAGAACAGGTTGAAAGCTATAATCTGCTTCAGCAGCGGGCCGTCTACGTTGTTACTGTTCTGGGTGGGGTTGTGGTTTTGATCGGGCTGTTGCTTATCCTGCTTAGCCGGATGATGATTATTAAACCGTTACGTCGTATTATTGGTGAAATTTCTGCGACAAGTCGTAATCTTGCTGCCGGAGAAGGTGACCTTACTCATCGTATTGAGCAGAATGGGAATGGTGAGCTTGGGGATCTTGCCGGGGCGTATAACGGACTGATGCACGTGATTGAAAAAGATAAGAGAAAAGTTGAAGAGGCTACTGCTGTTGCTGAACGCGAGGCCAGTTCAGCACGTGAGGCTCTTGCCGGGTTGAGCGAGGCCCAGAAGGAAGCTGAAAACGCTCGCAGACAGGGCGTGCTTGAAGTGGTCCGCAATCTGGAGCAGATTGTCAACGGGCTGTCTGTTGCTTCAGATGAAATCAGCAATCATGTTGCGGATTCCAGCAGAAGGGCACGGGAGCAGCAGTCTAATCTTTCCGAATCCACTACCGCTCTTGATCAGATGACCTGTTCCATTCAGGACGTGGCCCGCAGTTGCTCTGATGCCGTTGTGGGCGCGGGGGAAGCCATGAGTACCGCCAATAGGGGTGCGGAAATGACCGGGGAAGCGATTAATTCCATTTTCAGTGTCAAGGAGCAGAGTGACCGGTTGAAGGATAGTCTTAACCAGATGAATGTCAGGGTTGAAGATATTGGCCGGATCATGTCTGTGGTCAGTGATATTGCGGATCAGACAAATTTGCTGGCCCTTAATGCGGCTATTGAGGCTGCCCGTGCCGGGGATGCCGGGCGCGGCTTTGCAGTGGTAGCCGATGAAGTACGAAAATTGGCAGAAAAGACCATGGACGCCACCAAGGATGTGGGCCTCGTGGTTGAGGCTATTCAGGAAAGTTCCCACGCCAATGTGCAGAGCATGGAAGAGGCTGCGACGTCTGTGCTGGACAGTACCCGGTTGGCGGAACAGGCCGGGGATGCTCTTGAGGAGATTGTCAGCCTCGTGAATGGGGTTACCGGACAGGTCCGGAATATTTCTGCTGCTGCGGAAGAACAGTCCGTGTCATCGGACCAGATTAATTCTTCATCCAGGAATATTAACCAGATGGCAGAATTGACCACCAAATCCATGGAAAAATCCAACGATTCAGCAAAGGATCTTTCTATTCTAGCTATGGAGTTGCGTTCATTGATTGACGGATTGCGCGAAGAGTCCCGAGCTTCTTGA
- a CDS encoding energy-coupling factor ABC transporter ATP-binding protein produces MGIKVDNLFFSYEAGEEVLKGISFEFAEGEIVALLGHNGSGKSTLVKHFNGLLCPLRGWVKVNGVLSTDKKISELAGMVSMLFQNPDDQICKSSVWDEVAFGPDNLGYEHGRISELAKYYLSVFGLLEFKKRNPYDLGLSERKRLAIASTLAMDTGIIVLDEPTAGLDPREINMLESELEKLRSAGRTVVLISHDMDFVAENCSRAVCLQNGIKQFDGLIGDLFENSGLLEQCGLLAPQIVQLGYYYGLQLDEISPQGFVNKMLN; encoded by the coding sequence ATGGGAATTAAGGTTGATAATTTGTTTTTCAGTTATGAGGCCGGGGAAGAAGTCCTAAAGGGAATTTCTTTTGAGTTTGCTGAGGGTGAGATAGTGGCTTTGCTCGGTCATAACGGGTCGGGAAAAAGTACACTTGTTAAGCATTTTAACGGTCTTTTGTGTCCTTTGCGCGGTTGGGTGAAAGTTAACGGCGTTCTTAGTACCGATAAAAAAATATCAGAGCTGGCCGGCATGGTTTCCATGTTATTTCAAAATCCTGATGATCAGATATGCAAATCCTCGGTTTGGGATGAAGTTGCTTTCGGTCCTGATAATCTCGGATATGAACATGGTCGTATCAGCGAGTTGGCTAAATATTATTTGTCCGTTTTTGGGCTTTTGGAATTTAAGAAACGCAATCCTTACGATCTCGGGCTGAGCGAACGAAAGCGGCTGGCTATTGCTTCAACTTTGGCAATGGATACCGGAATTATTGTTCTTGATGAGCCTACCGCCGGGCTTGATCCACGAGAAATTAATATGCTGGAAAGTGAGCTGGAAAAGCTTCGCTCAGCAGGTAGAACCGTAGTTCTGATTAGTCATGATATGGATTTTGTGGCTGAAAATTGTTCACGGGCGGTCTGTTTACAAAATGGAATTAAGCAGTTTGACGGATTGATCGGGGATCTTTTTGAAAATAGTGGCCTTCTTGAGCAATGCGGCTTGCTTGCGCCGCAGATTGTGCAGCTTGGTTATTATTACGGCTTACAATTGGATGAGATAAGTCCGCAGGGATTCGTTAATAAAATGCTTAACTGA